From Rutidosis leptorrhynchoides isolate AG116_Rl617_1_P2 chromosome 3, CSIRO_AGI_Rlap_v1, whole genome shotgun sequence, a single genomic window includes:
- the LOC139899314 gene encoding probable inactive patatin-like protein 9 has protein sequence MSLEITRATLEIFSKLEKKWLSHHESGKKTRVLSIDGGGTTATVSGALLICLEEQIQAKTGDSNARIIDFFDIIAGTGIGALLAVLINADDGNGRPMFTASEAVKLVTNNRTELYKSKTVGVFRRKRMFSSSSMNNVLRKMLTRDDGNVLTLTDMCKPLLIPCFDLNSSAPFVFSRADALSSSYNFELWKVIRATSCDPSMFKPFPLTSVDGKTSCVAIDGGLVTNNPTSIAITHVLNNKRDFPLVNGIEDLVVISIGNGLLCNSPIRKLNRYGRCMTSSVVDIALDGISENVDQMLSNAFCWNQKDYLRVQSNCYMMEGVGPKMAELLMEKGVESLPFGAKRLLTETNGKRIENFVRRLVALRRNSLPPSPCKDTSVSLLVHGR, from the exons ATGTCACTAGAGATTACTAGGGCTACACTAGAAATTTTTTCAAAACTCGAAAAAAAATGGTTATCACATCATGAATCTGGTAAAAAAACACGAGTGCTGAGTATCGATGGCGGTGGAACAACTGCAACCGTCTCAGGAGCATTATTAATTTGCCTAGAGGAACAGATCCAGGCGAAAACTGGCGATTCAAACGCTAGAATAATCGATTTTTTCGACATTATCGCCGGAACCGGAATCGGAGCGCTCCTCGCGGTATTGATCAACGCTGATGACGGTAACGGTCGTCCTATGTTTACCGCTAGTGAGGCGGTTAAGTTAGTTACGAATAATCGTACGGAACTTTACAAATCGAAAACCGTAGGCGTTTTTAGGCGAAAACGTATGTTTTCGAGTTCGAGTATGAACAATGTGTTGAGAAAAATGTTAACAAGAGATGACGGAAATGTGTTAACGTTAACGGATATGTGCAAACCGCTTTTGATTCCGTGTTTCGATCTTAACAGTTCCGCTCCGTTTGTGTTTTCTCGTGCAGATGCTTTATCATCTAGCTACAATTTCGAGCTCTGGAAAGTAATCCGTGCGACGTCGTGTGATCCGTCGATGTTTAAACCGTTTCCGTTAACTTCCGTTGACGGAAAAACGTCGTGTGTAGCGATAGACGGAGGATTAGTAACGAATAATCCGACGTCAATAGCTATCACTCACGTTTTAAATAATAAACGTGACTTTCCATTGGTTAACGGCATCGAAGACCTTGTGGTTATTTCTATTGGTAACGGTTTGTTATGTAATTCCCCTATACGGAAATTAAATCGTTACGGACGGTGTATGACGTCATCCGTCGTCGACATTGCTCTCGACGGTATATCGGAAAATGTTGATCAAATGTTAAGTAACGCTTTCTGTTGGAATCAGAAGGATTATCTCAGAGTTCAG TCAAACTGTTACATGATGGAAGGAGTGGGACCGAAAATGGCGGAATTGTTGATGGAAAAAGGAGTTGAGTCATTGCCGTTTGGTGCAAAACGGTTGCTAACGGAGACTAACGGAAAAAGAATTGAAAACTTTGTACGTCGTCTTGTAGCTTTAAGAAGGAATAGCTTGCCACCTAGTCCTTGCAAGGATACCTCCGTTAGTCTACTAGTTCACGGGCGTTAG